Proteins from one Bacteroides zhangwenhongii genomic window:
- a CDS encoding TonB-dependent receptor plug domain-containing protein, with translation MKSKTTFSINQSSMAFLIGMLLCISSVSITVSAQNMQDTIIAHFNLLEKVPQEKLYLHLDKPFYGAGEKIWFKGYLVNAVTHQDNTQSNFIITELVNRSDSIIERRKIRRDSLGFHNAFSLPPTLPAGDYYLRGYSNWMLNQEPEFFYSHNLKIGNSIDNTIVSTIEYQQEDETHYTAKIKFTSNTQETFNNTTIRYRYIENGKVEDKGKRKTDEHGLISISLPDLKPAATRQIIVEFDDPQYIYKKTFYLPSFTKDFDIKFFPEGGALLAVPHQNIAFKAQGADGLSKEIEGFLFNSQGDTLTVFRSEHDGMGVFTLNPSDGNSYYVIAKSDDGISKRFNLPAVEQQGITLSMTHYKKEIRYEIQKTSTTEWPERLFLIAHTRGKLAILQPINASKPFGRMNDSLFHAGITHFMLIDQQGNALSERLVFIPDRNPHQWQILPDKPTYGKREKVSLQIAAKDHNGSPIEGSFSISITDRRSIRPDSLADNIVSNLLLTSDLKGYVENPGYYFLRQDLRTLRTLDFLMMTHGWRRHHIKNVVTPPSLNLANYIEKGQTISGRIKGFFGGNVKKGPICVLAPKQKIVATTTTDEKGEFIVNTSFKDSTTFLVQARTKRGFAGVDIEIDTPKYPATSPKSPFRNEAATFMEDYLLNTRDQYYMEGGMRVYNLKEVLVTGSRKKPGSESIYTGGINTYTIEGDKLENYGAQTAFDAVSRLPGVSVTNGNEIHIRNNPEQPVIVIDDVVYEDDNDILTMIQTSDMSSLSLLRGADAAILGSRGAAGAIVITLKEGKDLPARPARGIITYTPLGYSDSVEFYQPTYDTPEKKNAQRSDLRSTIYWNPALQLNAEGKATIEYYTPDSTAPEDITIEGVDKNGKVCRIVQTINN, from the coding sequence ATGAAAAGCAAGACTACGTTTTCTATCAATCAAAGTTCAATGGCTTTCCTCATCGGAATGCTGTTGTGTATTTCCTCAGTATCGATAACCGTATCTGCACAAAACATGCAAGATACCATCATAGCCCATTTTAATCTGCTGGAAAAAGTACCTCAGGAGAAACTATATCTGCACCTGGATAAACCTTTCTATGGAGCAGGGGAGAAAATATGGTTTAAAGGGTATTTGGTAAATGCAGTCACACATCAGGATAATACACAAAGTAACTTTATCATTACAGAACTTGTCAATCGTTCTGACTCGATCATAGAACGGAGAAAGATTCGCAGAGATTCCTTAGGATTCCATAATGCCTTCTCACTTCCTCCCACGCTCCCTGCAGGCGATTATTACCTGCGAGGATACAGTAACTGGATGCTTAACCAAGAACCGGAGTTTTTTTATTCTCACAATCTGAAGATCGGTAATTCGATTGATAATACAATCGTTTCCACCATTGAATATCAACAGGAAGATGAAACACATTACACCGCTAAAATAAAATTTACCAGCAATACTCAGGAAACGTTCAACAATACAACGATTCGTTACCGTTATATCGAAAATGGCAAAGTGGAAGACAAAGGAAAAAGGAAGACAGACGAGCATGGTCTTATTTCTATTTCCCTGCCGGATTTAAAACCTGCCGCCACCCGACAGATCATAGTAGAATTTGACGATCCCCAATACATCTATAAGAAAACCTTCTACCTGCCTTCATTCACAAAAGATTTTGATATCAAATTCTTCCCGGAAGGCGGTGCATTACTAGCTGTCCCCCACCAGAATATAGCTTTCAAAGCGCAGGGAGCGGACGGTCTGTCAAAAGAAATAGAAGGTTTCCTGTTCAACTCACAAGGAGACACCTTGACCGTTTTTCGTTCCGAGCACGATGGTATGGGAGTTTTCACCTTAAATCCAAGTGATGGAAATTCCTACTATGTAATTGCCAAATCCGATGATGGTATCAGCAAGCGATTCAATCTTCCCGCTGTCGAACAGCAAGGGATTACCCTCTCTATGACGCACTACAAAAAGGAAATACGTTATGAAATCCAGAAAACAAGTACAACCGAATGGCCTGAAAGGTTATTCTTAATAGCACATACTCGTGGCAAATTAGCTATTCTGCAACCGATCAATGCGAGCAAACCTTTCGGAAGAATGAATGACAGCCTGTTTCATGCCGGTATCACTCATTTTATGCTTATCGACCAACAGGGCAATGCGCTTAGCGAACGGTTGGTTTTCATCCCCGACCGTAATCCACATCAGTGGCAAATCCTTCCCGACAAACCGACATACGGAAAAAGAGAAAAGGTATCTCTGCAAATCGCAGCTAAAGATCATAACGGTAGTCCTATAGAAGGAAGTTTTTCTATCAGCATTACCGATCGGAGAAGTATCCGGCCGGATTCCCTTGCAGATAATATCGTATCAAACCTTCTCCTGACTTCCGATCTGAAAGGTTATGTGGAAAATCCCGGATATTATTTTCTCCGCCAAGATCTCAGAACTCTACGTACCCTGGACTTCTTAATGATGACACACGGGTGGCGCAGACATCATATCAAAAATGTAGTAACTCCACCTTCTTTGAATCTAGCCAACTACATAGAAAAGGGGCAAACGATCAGTGGACGAATCAAAGGGTTCTTTGGAGGTAATGTGAAAAAAGGCCCTATCTGTGTCTTAGCTCCCAAACAAAAGATTGTTGCTACCACTACTACGGACGAAAAAGGAGAATTTATCGTGAATACATCATTCAAAGATAGTACAACTTTCCTCGTACAGGCACGCACCAAAAGGGGATTTGCCGGAGTAGACATAGAAATCGATACTCCTAAATATCCGGCAACCTCCCCAAAGTCACCTTTCCGTAATGAAGCAGCAACCTTTATGGAAGACTATTTACTCAACACACGTGACCAATACTATATGGAAGGAGGTATGAGGGTGTATAACCTGAAAGAAGTACTTGTCACGGGAAGTCGTAAAAAGCCCGGTTCGGAGAGTATCTACACAGGAGGTATCAACACTTACACTATCGAAGGGGATAAATTGGAGAATTATGGTGCACAGACAGCCTTCGATGCAGTCAGCAGACTTCCGGGAGTCAGTGTGACAAACGGCAATGAGATACATATCCGAAATAATCCCGAGCAACCCGTCATTGTCATTGATGACGTTGTGTATGAAGACGACAATGATATCCTGACTATGATACAGACTAGCGATATGTCCAGTCTGAGCCTTCTTCGTGGAGCGGACGCTGCCATATTAGGTTCTCGTGGTGCGGCAGGCGCCATTGTTATCACACTGAAAGAGGGCAAAGATCTTCCTGCAAGACCCGCGCGAGGCATTATCACATACACTCCGCTAGGCTACAGCGATTCTGTCGAATTCTATCAACCCACTTACGATACTCCTGAAAAGAAGAATGCGCAGCGTTCGGATTTAAGAAGTACGATTTATTGGAATCCAGCACTGCAACTGAATGCAGAAGGAAAAGCAACCATTGAATATTATACTCCGGACAGTACCGCACCGGAAGATATAACCATAGAGGGAGTAGACAAAAACGGAAAGGTATGCCGGATAGTTCAAACAATCAACAATTGA
- the miaA gene encoding tRNA (adenosine(37)-N6)-dimethylallyltransferase MiaA: MPDYDLITILGPTASGKTPFAAALAYELNTEIISADSRQIYKGMDLGTGKDLADYTINGHTIPYHLIDIAEPGYKYNVFEYQRDFLISYESIKQKGRLPVLCGGTGMYLESILKGYKLMPVPENPELRTRLANHSLEELTEILSRYKTLHNSTDVDTVKRAIRAIEIEEYYATHPVPEREFPALNSLIIGVDIDRELRREKITRRLKQRLEEGMVDEVRRLIEQGISPDDLIYYGLEYKYLTLYVIGKLSYEEMFNGLEIAIHQFAKRQMTWFRGMERRGFNIHWVNATLPMEEKIAFVKEKLKEI, encoded by the coding sequence ATGCCGGACTATGATTTAATCACCATACTCGGACCTACCGCATCGGGCAAGACTCCTTTTGCTGCTGCTTTGGCCTATGAACTCAACACAGAAATTATCAGTGCCGACTCCCGCCAGATATACAAAGGAATGGATCTTGGCACAGGGAAAGACCTTGCCGACTATACAATAAACGGACATACGATTCCCTATCATCTGATTGATATTGCCGAGCCCGGATATAAATACAATGTATTTGAATATCAACGCGATTTCCTGATTTCTTACGAATCAATTAAACAAAAAGGCCGCCTCCCCGTTTTATGTGGAGGAACAGGTATGTATCTGGAATCCATACTGAAAGGATACAAACTAATGCCCGTACCGGAAAATCCGGAACTGCGTACCCGCTTGGCGAATCATTCCCTTGAGGAACTGACAGAAATATTAAGCCGCTACAAAACATTGCATAACTCTACCGATGTGGATACAGTAAAGCGTGCCATTCGCGCCATAGAAATCGAGGAATATTACGCCACCCATCCGGTTCCCGAACGTGAGTTTCCGGCATTGAACAGCCTTATCATCGGAGTAGATATCGACCGGGAGCTACGTCGCGAGAAGATTACCCGCCGACTGAAACAACGGTTGGAAGAAGGAATGGTAGATGAAGTACGACGTTTGATTGAACAAGGCATTTCACCGGATGATTTGATCTATTACGGTTTGGAATACAAATACCTGACATTGTACGTCATAGGCAAGTTGAGCTATGAAGAGATGTTCAACGGTTTGGAAATAGCCATCCACCAGTTTGCCAAGCGGCAAATGACTTGGTTCAGAGGCATGGAAAGAAGAGGATTTAACATTCATTGGGTGAATGCGACACTTCCAATGGAAGAAAAGATAGCTTTTGTAAAAGAAAAACTGAAAGAGATTTAG
- a CDS encoding diacylglycerol/lipid kinase family protein, protein MSVEPNKWGVIYNPKAGTRKVKKRWKEIKEYMDNKGVDYDYVQSEGFGSVERLAKILANNGYRTIVVVGGDGALNDAINGIMLSDAEDKENIALGLIPNGIGNDFAKYWGLSTEYKPAVDCIINHRLKKIDVGYCNFYDGKEHHRRYFLNAVNIGLGARIVKITDQTKRFWGVKFLSYVAALFSLIFERKLYRMHLRINDEHIRGRIMTVCVGSAWGWGQTPSAVPYNGWLDVSVIYRPEFLQIISGLWMLIQGRILNHKVVKSYRTKKVKVLRAQNASVDLDGRLLPKHFPLEVGVLPERTTLIIPN, encoded by the coding sequence ATGAGTGTAGAACCGAACAAATGGGGTGTGATTTACAACCCGAAAGCTGGTACCCGAAAGGTAAAAAAGCGCTGGAAAGAGATCAAGGAGTACATGGACAACAAAGGTGTTGATTATGACTATGTACAATCCGAAGGTTTCGGTTCAGTAGAACGTCTCGCAAAGATTCTAGCCAACAATGGTTATCGTACTATTGTCGTTGTAGGCGGTGATGGAGCATTGAATGACGCCATCAACGGTATTATGCTATCCGACGCCGAAGACAAAGAAAATATCGCACTTGGCCTGATTCCGAACGGAATCGGAAACGACTTCGCTAAATATTGGGGACTCAGCACTGAATACAAACCGGCAGTGGATTGCATCATCAATCATCGGCTGAAGAAAATAGACGTAGGCTACTGCAACTTCTATGACGGCAAAGAACACCATCGCCGTTATTTCCTCAATGCCGTCAATATCGGATTGGGTGCACGAATCGTAAAGATCACCGACCAGACCAAACGTTTCTGGGGAGTAAAGTTCCTGTCATACGTTGCAGCCCTGTTTTCTTTGATATTCGAACGAAAACTATACAGAATGCATTTACGCATCAACGACGAGCATATCCGCGGACGCATCATGACCGTATGTGTGGGTAGTGCCTGGGGATGGGGACAAACGCCCAGTGCCGTACCCTACAACGGATGGTTGGACGTTTCCGTAATCTATCGTCCGGAATTTCTACAGATTATTTCCGGACTATGGATGTTGATTCAAGGAAGAATCTTAAATCATAAGGTAGTGAAAAGCTACCGTACCAAAAAGGTAAAAGTACTTCGGGCACAAAACGCATCCGTAGATTTAGATGGCCGTCTGCTTCCCAAGCACTTTCCTTTAGAGGTGGGAGTACTTCCGGAAAGAACAACGCTTATTATTCCGAACTAA
- the kdsA gene encoding 3-deoxy-8-phosphooctulonate synthase, protein MIELKNNPAGNFFLLAGPCVIEGEEMAMRIAERVVKITETLQIPYVFKGSYRKANRSRLDSFMGIGDEKALKILQKVRDTFGVPTVTDIHSADEAEMAAEYVDILQIPAFLCRQTDLLVAAAKTGKTINIKKGQFLSPLAMQFAADKVVEAGNKNVMLTERGTTFGYQDLVVDYRGIPEMQSFGYPVILDVTHSLQQPNQTSGVTGGMPQLIETVAKAGIAVGADGLFIETHENPAVAKSDGANMLRLDLLEGLLTKLVRIREATK, encoded by the coding sequence ATGATAGAACTTAAGAACAATCCTGCCGGTAACTTTTTCCTATTGGCCGGTCCGTGTGTGATAGAAGGAGAAGAGATGGCAATGCGCATTGCCGAACGAGTAGTAAAAATCACCGAAACATTGCAAATTCCATACGTATTCAAAGGCTCTTACCGCAAAGCCAACCGTTCGCGGCTTGACTCATTCATGGGTATCGGTGACGAGAAGGCACTAAAAATACTACAAAAGGTACGCGACACGTTCGGGGTTCCTACCGTAACGGATATCCATAGTGCAGATGAGGCCGAAATGGCAGCCGAATATGTGGATATTCTCCAAATACCGGCTTTTCTCTGCCGTCAGACAGACTTATTGGTCGCAGCAGCTAAAACAGGAAAGACAATTAACATCAAAAAAGGGCAGTTCCTTTCTCCTTTGGCTATGCAGTTTGCCGCCGACAAAGTGGTGGAAGCTGGCAACAAAAACGTGATGTTGACCGAGCGCGGTACGACTTTCGGTTACCAGGATTTAGTAGTAGACTATCGTGGTATCCCTGAAATGCAGTCATTCGGATATCCGGTCATTCTGGATGTCACCCACTCTTTGCAACAACCCAACCAGACCAGTGGCGTTACCGGTGGTATGCCACAACTGATAGAAACCGTAGCCAAAGCAGGTATAGCCGTAGGAGCGGACGGGCTATTTATCGAGACACACGAGAATCCTGCCGTAGCCAAGAGTGATGGTGCCAATATGCTCAGACTAGACCTTTTGGAAGGTCTGTTGACCAAGCTGGTCCGCATAAGAGAAGCTACAAAATAA
- a CDS encoding M16 family metallopeptidase, whose translation MKHLLRGLFIAVLLICCNFQSVLAQPMQQLPVDKNVRIGKLDNGLTYYIRHNALPEKRVEFYIAQKVGSILEEPQQRGLAHFLEHMAFNGTKNFPGDETGLGIVPWCETKGIKFGTNLNAYTSVDQTVYNISNVPTENPNVVDSCLLILHDWSNAINLADKEIDKERGVIREEWRSRNSGMLRIMTDAQPTLYPDSKYADCMPIGSIDVINNFPYQAIRDYYAKWYRPDLQGIVIVGDINAEEMEAKLKKVFEDVKAPVNPAERIYYPVADNQEPLIYIGTDKEVKNPSVNIFFKHEATPDSLKNTINYYASQYMLSMAMTMLNNRLNELRQTANPPFTNASAGYGEFFLAKTKEAFSLDARSKVDGIDLAMKTVLEEAERARRFGFTATEYERARANYMQGVESAYNEREKTKSGSYVNEYVNNFLDKEPIPGIEFEYMLTKQMAPNIPVEAINKMMQQLITDNNQVVLLAGPEKEGVKYPTKEEITALLKQMKSFDLKPYEDKVSNEPLISEDLKGGKIVSEKAGEIYGSTKLVLSNGVTVYVKPTDFKADQIVMKGVSLGGTSVFPNDEIIDIAQLNGVALVGGIGNFSKVDLGKALAGKRASVGAGIGNTTETISGSCSPKDFETMMQLTYLTFTSPRKDNEAFESYKNRLKAELQNADANPMSAFSDTITSALYNNHPRAIKMKENMVDKINYDRIIDMYKDRYKDASDFTFYLVGNVDLEKVKPMIAKYLGSLPTINRKETFKDNKMYIRKGKYKNEFAKKQETPMATIMFFYSGTCKYDLRNNILLSFLDQALDMVYTAEIREKEGGTYGVSCNGSLGKYPKEELVLQIVFQTDPAKKDKLSAVVVEQLNKMAKEGPSAEHMQKIKEYMLKKYKDAQKENGYWLNNLDEYFYTGIDNTKDYEKIVNSITAKEVQDFLAKLLKQNNEIQVVMTMPEEAK comes from the coding sequence ATGAAACATTTATTACGTGGATTATTTATTGCAGTTCTTCTGATATGCTGCAATTTCCAGTCCGTACTTGCACAACCGATGCAACAACTGCCTGTGGACAAAAATGTCCGTATTGGCAAGTTAGACAACGGACTGACTTATTACATTCGCCATAACGCACTTCCGGAAAAGCGTGTAGAGTTTTACATCGCACAGAAAGTGGGTTCAATACTTGAAGAGCCGCAACAACGTGGTTTAGCCCATTTCCTGGAACACATGGCATTCAACGGAACAAAAAATTTTCCCGGCGATGAAACCGGATTGGGCATTGTGCCTTGGTGCGAAACAAAAGGTATCAAATTCGGAACAAACCTGAACGCATATACCAGTGTGGATCAGACAGTGTACAATATCAGTAACGTTCCTACAGAAAACCCCAATGTAGTAGACTCTTGTCTGCTCATTCTTCATGACTGGTCAAATGCCATCAACCTTGCCGACAAGGAAATCGACAAAGAGCGTGGTGTGATCCGTGAAGAATGGAGAAGCCGTAACAGTGGTATGCTCCGCATCATGACAGATGCACAGCCCACGCTATATCCGGATTCCAAATATGCTGACTGTATGCCCATCGGAAGCATTGACGTAATCAATAACTTCCCTTATCAGGCCATCCGCGATTATTATGCCAAATGGTATCGTCCGGACCTACAGGGAATCGTCATTGTCGGTGATATCAACGCAGAAGAGATGGAAGCCAAATTGAAAAAAGTATTCGAAGATGTGAAGGCTCCTGTAAATCCTGCCGAACGTATCTACTATCCGGTAGCAGACAACCAGGAACCGCTTATTTATATCGGAACTGATAAAGAGGTGAAGAATCCTTCTGTAAACATCTTCTTCAAACATGAAGCTACCCCGGATTCTTTAAAAAATACAATTAACTATTACGCCAGCCAATACATGCTCAGCATGGCTATGACTATGTTGAACAACCGTTTGAATGAACTTCGCCAGACCGCCAACCCTCCTTTCACCAACGCAAGTGCAGGATATGGAGAATTTTTCCTTGCCAAAACAAAAGAAGCATTCAGTCTGGATGCGAGAAGCAAGGTAGACGGTATCGACCTGGCAATGAAAACCGTATTGGAAGAAGCTGAACGCGCACGCCGTTTCGGATTCACCGCTACTGAATACGAACGCGCACGTGCCAATTATATGCAAGGCGTAGAATCTGCTTACAATGAACGTGAAAAGACAAAAAGCGGTTCATACGTTAACGAATATGTAAACAACTTCCTTGATAAGGAACCGATTCCGGGAATTGAATTCGAGTATATGCTCACCAAGCAAATGGCTCCGAATATTCCGGTAGAAGCCATCAATAAGATGATGCAACAACTTATCACAGACAACAATCAAGTGGTTCTGTTGGCCGGTCCGGAAAAAGAAGGAGTAAAATATCCTACTAAAGAAGAAATCACCGCTTTATTGAAACAAATGAAGTCATTCGATTTGAAGCCGTATGAAGACAAAGTTTCTAATGAACCGTTAATCTCCGAAGATCTTAAAGGTGGAAAAATCGTATCCGAAAAAGCCGGAGAAATTTATGGGTCTACCAAGTTAGTACTTTCCAACGGTGTGACCGTATATGTGAAACCGACTGACTTCAAAGCCGATCAGATTGTAATGAAAGGTGTAAGCCTCGGTGGAACCAGTGTATTCCCGAACGATGAAATCATCGATATTGCCCAATTGAACGGAGTAGCTTTAGTAGGTGGTATCGGAAACTTCAGCAAAGTAGATTTAGGCAAGGCTCTTGCCGGTAAACGCGCATCCGTAGGAGCCGGTATCGGTAATACGACAGAAACGATTTCAGGAAGTTGTTCTCCGAAAGATTTCGAAACAATGATGCAGCTTACTTACCTGACATTCACTTCTCCACGCAAGGATAATGAAGCTTTCGAATCTTATAAGAACCGCCTGAAAGCTGAACTTCAGAATGCGGACGCCAATCCGATGAGTGCTTTCAGCGACACGATTACAAGCGCATTATACAACAATCATCCGCGTGCTATCAAGATGAAAGAAAACATGGTAGACAAAATCAACTATGACCGCATCATTGATATGTACAAAGACCGTTACAAAGATGCCAGTGACTTTACTTTCTACCTGGTAGGAAATGTGGATTTGGAAAAAGTAAAACCAATGATTGCCAAGTATCTGGGAAGCCTGCCGACTATCAACCGCAAAGAGACTTTCAAAGATAACAAGATGTATATCCGCAAGGGAAAATACAAGAATGAGTTTGCCAAGAAACAGGAAACTCCGATGGCTACCATCATGTTCTTCTATAGCGGCACTTGCAAATACGATCTGCGCAACAATATCCTGCTCAGCTTCCTTGACCAGGCTTTAGATATGGTTTACACAGCAGAGATCCGCGAAAAAGAGGGTGGAACTTATGGAGTAAGCTGTAATGGAAGTCTCGGAAAATATCCGAAAGAAGAACTTGTTCTTCAGATTGTATTCCAAACAGACCCTGCCAAGAAAGATAAATTGTCTGCTGTTGTCGTAGAACAATTGAACAAAATGGCAAAAGAAGGTCCGTCTGCCGAACATATGCAGAAGATCAAAGAGTATATGTTGAAGAAATATAAAGATGCACAGAAAGAAAACGGCTACTGGCTTAATAATCTGGACGAATACTTCTATACAGGTATCGACAATACAAAAGATTACGAAAAGATAGTCAACAGCATTACAGCAAAAGAAGTACAAGACTTCCTCGCTAAGCTGCTGAAACAGAACAACGAAATTCAAGTTGTAATGACTATGCCGGAAGAAGCCAAATAA
- a CDS encoding DUF5687 family protein translates to MMIFNELRKHGRLAAKRHPMYEKNKVAKILGYVMGAFWAGYLIFFGTTFAFGFSDMVPNREPYHVMNGVVLIFILALDFLLRVPFQKTPTQEVKPYLLLPVKRNRVIDFLLIRSGLSLFNLFWLFLFVPFSFITITKFFGTIGVITYLIGILLLIIANNYWYLLCRTLINERIWWILLPIVFYGGTGCLLLIPQDSPLFYFFMDLGDGYIQGDILYFLGTILVIILLWLINRKIMSGLIYAELSKVDDTRIKHVSEYKFFERYGEVGEYMRLELKMLLRNRRCKGSLRSITIVVITFSTLLSFSSVYDGNVMTSFICVYNFAAFGMIILSQIMSFEGNYIDGLMSRKESIRSLLKAKYYIYSIGEIIPFLLMIPAIIMHKLTLLGAFAWFFYTIGFIYFCFFQLAVYNKQTVPLNEKVTSRQTNSAIQMLVNFGAFGVPLILYSLLNTFLGETITYTILLVIGLGFVLTSPLWIKNVYHRFMERRYENMEGFRDSRQ, encoded by the coding sequence ATGATGATATTCAACGAATTACGCAAACATGGAAGGCTCGCCGCCAAACGGCATCCGATGTATGAAAAGAACAAAGTAGCTAAAATACTCGGTTATGTCATGGGCGCATTTTGGGCCGGTTACCTGATATTCTTCGGTACGACGTTCGCGTTCGGTTTTTCAGATATGGTTCCCAATCGGGAACCATATCACGTTATGAACGGCGTAGTTTTGATTTTTATCCTGGCACTCGATTTCCTGTTGCGTGTTCCGTTCCAAAAGACACCGACACAGGAGGTAAAGCCCTACCTCCTGCTGCCGGTTAAACGGAATCGCGTCATCGACTTTCTTCTTATCCGTTCCGGACTTAGTCTGTTCAACCTGTTCTGGTTATTCCTATTTGTCCCTTTTTCTTTCATCACCATTACCAAATTCTTTGGTACCATTGGAGTCATTACCTATCTCATAGGCATTTTACTTCTGATTATCGCTAACAATTACTGGTATTTGCTTTGCCGGACACTTATCAATGAACGTATTTGGTGGATTCTGTTACCCATCGTTTTTTACGGTGGAACAGGTTGCCTTCTTTTAATTCCCCAAGACAGTCCGCTCTTCTATTTTTTCATGGATCTGGGAGACGGGTATATTCAAGGGGACATCCTCTATTTTCTCGGCACGATACTGGTCATCATCCTTCTATGGCTGATCAACCGCAAGATTATGTCCGGACTTATCTATGCAGAATTATCCAAAGTAGATGATACCCGGATCAAGCATGTTTCCGAATACAAATTCTTCGAACGTTACGGAGAAGTTGGCGAGTACATGAGACTGGAACTGAAAATGCTCCTACGCAACCGCCGTTGTAAGGGCTCACTGCGCAGTATCACCATCGTAGTTATAACCTTCTCCACCCTGCTCAGTTTTTCGAGTGTCTATGACGGTAACGTCATGACCTCCTTTATCTGCGTTTACAATTTTGCCGCTTTCGGAATGATCATCTTATCACAAATAATGTCATTCGAGGGTAATTACATCGACGGATTGATGTCTCGCAAAGAATCAATCAGAAGTTTGCTTAAAGCTAAATACTACATTTATAGTATAGGTGAAATCATTCCTTTCCTATTGATGATTCCCGCCATCATCATGCACAAACTGACTCTGTTAGGTGCTTTCGCCTGGTTTTTCTATACCATCGGCTTTATTTATTTCTGTTTTTTCCAACTGGCTGTTTACAATAAGCAGACAGTCCCCCTCAACGAAAAAGTAACAAGCCGCCAAACCAACAGTGCGATACAGATGTTAGTCAACTTTGGGGCATTCGGTGTCCCTCTTATTTTATACAGCCTATTAAATACATTTTTAGGTGAAACGATTACTTACACCATCCTGTTGGTAATCGGACTTGGTTTTGTCCTGACTTCTCCGTTATGGATCAAGAATGTATATCATCGCTTCATGGAGCGGAGATACGAAAATATGGAAGGTTTCAGAGACAGCCGCCAATAA